A portion of the Echeneis naucrates chromosome 5, fEcheNa1.1, whole genome shotgun sequence genome contains these proteins:
- the nicn1 gene encoding nicolin-1 yields the protein MSGSTDDITALACTVKPPVYLQIGDTKTDASHSGICVVDVTLPFGKAANIEEITFKNYYTAYVTVRLLRRSPGQDAPAKWCTVLRDLPLMDNPHTEGGSQDYYSIHRAQMQVEPDHVASVRLILRQPSSAWLNFSLENIKIYPHTEPDPEKEVSDWLSDLTLVDQHPDLEGLPDPQTVSSSIQQMWALTEVMQTNQTTASIGRFDVDGCYDINLLSLS from the exons ATGAGTGGGAGCACTGATGACATCACGGCGCTGGCCTGCACAGTCAAACCTCCGGTCTACCTGCAGATTGGAGACACCAAAACGGACGCGTCTCACTCTGGGATTTGTGTGGTTGATGTCACTCTTCCCTTCGGAAAGGCCGCCAAT ATTGAGGAAATCACCTTTAAAAATTACTACACAGCCTATGTGACTGTGCGTCTTCTGCGGAGGAGCCCCGGGCAGGATGCCCCGGCCAAGTGGTGCACCGTCCTCAGAGACCTTCCCCTGATGGACAACCCCCACACCGAGGGGGGCTCCCAGGACTACTACTCCATTCACAGGGCACAG ATGCAGGTGGAGCCAGATCACGTGGCGTCTGTGCGCCTGATCCTGAGACAGCCGTCGTCCGCCtggctgaacttcagcctcgAAAACATCAAAATATACCCACACACAGAGCCG GACCCAGAAAAGGaggtttctgattggctgtcggACCTGACGCTGGTCGACCAACACCCTGACCTGGAG GGCCTGCCCGACCCGCAGACTGTATCATCCAGCATCCAGCAGATGTGGGCTCTGACGGAGGTGATGCAGACCAACCAGACGACAGCTTCCATTGGCCGATTTGAC GTGGACGGATGCTACGACATCAACTTGCTGTCCCTGTCGTAA